A section of the Streptomyces sp. CG1 genome encodes:
- a CDS encoding PLD nuclease N-terminal domain-containing protein produces the protein MLRYLPFLLVLALWIYAFVDCLNTPDEEVRHLPKLAWVVIILLFGEVLVGPVAWLITGRARQAAAGGSGASEPHRDAPARWVAPDDNPEFLKSLDTNSRDNSRDTDDPKGD, from the coding sequence ATGCTCAGGTATCTGCCGTTTCTGTTGGTCCTGGCCCTGTGGATCTACGCCTTCGTGGACTGTCTGAACACCCCTGACGAAGAGGTGCGGCATCTGCCGAAGCTGGCGTGGGTGGTCATCATCCTGCTCTTCGGCGAGGTGCTGGTCGGCCCGGTCGCCTGGCTGATCACCGGCCGGGCGCGGCAGGCCGCCGCGGGCGGCTCCGGCGCGTCGGAACCGCACCGGGACGCGCCCGCGCGCTGGGTCGCCCCCGACGACAACCCCGAGTTCCTCAAGTCCCTGGACACCAATTCGCGCGACAACTCCCGCGACACGGACGATCCCAAGGGCGACTGA
- a CDS encoding condensation domain-containing protein, with product MRITDIQRCEVRPGRLVEWTLSPATVAAATALPEDSRPPAYIQESHIRTAKCVREDGLFVPTWLGTAFDLPGPVDLDVLQEALRTWTVRHETLRSGFRWEDDQLRRFTLDAADVSLQREEAGDFDDADALVRHLQDRFDTVADALRWPNLIYTAVVREDGASVYMAFDHSNVDAYSLTRIAAEVHELYTAGLAGSAPDSLAPAASYVDFCEIERADADAIDGRHAIVDRWREFVRRCDGRLPSFPVDLGLEPDGPLPGQRMLCEPLADAAEAAAFEAYCRPYGGSLVGLLAATGLIVHELGGHSVYRTVVPFHTRVKSRWSDSVGWYVGGAPIEVPVGRAAGFPDALRSVRAELQANRSLARMPLARVLRLLGADFRPTSPDLYSIVSYVDTRAVPGAERWAEQRAHALLRVSYGDQVCVWVNRLHEGLWLASRYPDTDVAAKNLRLYVERLRDRIASVAHGSLSAVS from the coding sequence GTGCGAATCACTGACATCCAGCGCTGCGAGGTCCGGCCGGGACGGCTCGTCGAGTGGACACTGAGCCCGGCGACCGTGGCGGCGGCTACGGCGCTCCCGGAGGACTCCCGGCCCCCCGCCTACATCCAGGAGTCCCACATCAGGACCGCCAAGTGCGTCCGTGAGGACGGGCTGTTCGTGCCGACCTGGCTCGGCACCGCCTTCGACCTGCCGGGCCCGGTCGACCTCGACGTCCTCCAGGAGGCGCTGCGGACCTGGACGGTACGGCACGAGACGCTGCGCAGCGGCTTCCGCTGGGAGGACGACCAGCTGCGCCGGTTCACCCTGGACGCCGCCGATGTGTCCCTGCAGCGCGAGGAGGCGGGCGACTTCGACGACGCGGACGCGCTGGTCCGGCATCTCCAGGACCGTTTCGACACCGTCGCGGACGCGCTGCGCTGGCCGAACCTGATCTACACCGCGGTCGTACGCGAGGACGGCGCCAGCGTGTACATGGCCTTCGACCACAGCAACGTCGACGCCTACTCCCTGACCCGGATCGCCGCCGAGGTGCACGAGCTGTACACGGCGGGCCTGGCCGGCAGTGCGCCCGACTCCCTCGCCCCGGCGGCCAGTTACGTCGACTTCTGCGAGATCGAGCGAGCCGACGCGGACGCCATCGACGGCCGGCACGCGATCGTGGACCGCTGGCGCGAGTTCGTCCGGCGCTGCGACGGCAGGCTGCCGAGCTTCCCGGTCGACCTCGGTCTGGAGCCGGACGGACCGCTGCCGGGGCAGCGGATGCTGTGCGAGCCGCTGGCGGACGCGGCGGAGGCGGCGGCGTTCGAGGCGTACTGCAGGCCCTACGGCGGCAGCCTGGTCGGCCTGCTGGCCGCGACCGGGCTGATCGTGCACGAGCTGGGCGGGCACTCGGTGTACCGGACCGTGGTGCCGTTCCACACCCGGGTGAAGTCACGGTGGAGCGACTCGGTGGGCTGGTACGTGGGCGGCGCCCCCATCGAGGTGCCGGTCGGCCGGGCGGCGGGCTTCCCGGACGCCCTGCGCTCCGTGCGCGCGGAGTTGCAGGCCAACCGGTCGCTGGCCCGGATGCCGCTGGCCCGGGTGCTCAGGCTGCTCGGCGCGGACTTCCGGCCGACCTCGCCCGACCTGTACTCGATCGTCTCCTACGTCGACACCCGGGCCGTCCCCGGCGCCGAGCGCTGGGCCGAGCAGCGGGCGCACGCGCTGCTGCGGGTGTCGTACGGCGATCAGGTGTGCGTGTGGGTGAACCGGCTGCACGAGGGGCTGTGGCTGGCGAGCCGGTACCCGGACACCGACGTGGCGGCGAAGAATCTGCGGCTGTACGTCGAGCGGCTGCGCGACCGCATCGCCTCGGTGGCCCACGGCAGCCTGTCGGCGGTGTCCTGA
- the ccsB gene encoding c-type cytochrome biogenesis protein CcsB, whose translation MTLAAATNEHLASISNTLIYSSMAVYTLAFFAYIAEWLFGSRSKVARTAAALTADAETSAKAPAVTAKQAGGTAVLERPKVVVRSASGARDVPDGPGAHGGDVQGDLYGRIAVSLTVLAFLVELSGVIARAASVQRAPWGNMYEFNITFSTVAVAVYLGLLALKKNVRWLGLFLITTVLLDLGLAVTVLYTASDQLVPALHSYWLYIHVSTAIFCGAVFYVGAVATILYLFKDSYENKLQTGGKPGAFATSVLERLPASASLDKFAYRVNAAVFPLWTFTIIAGAIWAGDAWGRYWNWDPKETWSFITWVAYACYLHARATAGWKGRKAAYLAMIAFGCWLFNYYGVNIFVSGKHSYAGV comes from the coding sequence GTGACTCTCGCCGCCGCTACCAACGAACATCTGGCGAGCATCAGCAACACGCTGATCTACTCGTCCATGGCCGTCTACACCCTGGCCTTCTTCGCGTACATCGCCGAATGGCTCTTCGGCAGCCGCAGCAAGGTCGCCCGCACGGCGGCCGCGCTGACCGCGGACGCGGAGACCTCCGCGAAGGCTCCCGCCGTCACCGCCAAGCAGGCCGGCGGGACCGCCGTACTGGAGCGGCCCAAGGTGGTCGTCCGCTCGGCGTCGGGCGCCCGCGACGTTCCGGACGGGCCCGGCGCGCACGGCGGGGACGTACAGGGCGACCTGTACGGCCGGATCGCCGTGTCCCTCACGGTGCTCGCGTTCCTGGTGGAGCTGAGCGGTGTCATCGCCCGCGCGGCCTCCGTGCAGCGGGCGCCGTGGGGCAACATGTACGAGTTCAACATCACCTTCTCCACCGTCGCCGTCGCGGTGTACCTGGGGCTGCTGGCGCTGAAGAAGAACGTGCGCTGGCTGGGCCTGTTCCTGATCACCACGGTCCTGCTGGACCTGGGCCTCGCGGTCACCGTCCTGTACACGGCGAGCGACCAGCTGGTCCCCGCCCTGCACTCGTACTGGCTGTACATCCACGTCTCCACCGCGATCTTCTGCGGCGCGGTGTTCTACGTCGGCGCGGTCGCCACGATCCTGTACCTGTTCAAGGACTCGTACGAGAACAAGCTGCAGACCGGCGGCAAGCCCGGCGCCTTCGCCACCTCGGTGCTGGAGCGCCTGCCCGCCTCGGCGTCGCTGGACAAGTTCGCGTACCGGGTGAACGCGGCGGTGTTCCCGCTGTGGACCTTCACGATCATCGCGGGCGCGATCTGGGCGGGCGACGCCTGGGGCCGCTACTGGAACTGGGACCCGAAGGAGACCTGGTCCTTCATCACCTGGGTCGCCTACGCCTGCTATCTGCACGCCCGTGCGACGGCCGGCTGGAAGGGCCGCAAGGCCGCCTACCTGGCGATGATCGCCTTCGGCTGCTGGCTGTTCAACTACTACGGCGTCAACATCTTCGTCAGCGGCAAGCACTCCTACGCGGGCGTGTGA
- a CDS encoding menaquinone biosynthesis decarboxylase, whose translation MAYDDLRSLLRALEREGDLKRIKAEVDPYLEVGEIVDRVQKSGGPALLFENVKGSAMPLAMNVFGTDRRLLKALGLKSYGEISEKIGGLLRPELPHGFVGVREAFGKLGAMTHVPPKKIKEAPVQEVVLHGDEVDLDRLPALFTWPQDGGSFFNLGLTHTKDPETGIRNLGLYRLQRHDRRTIGMHWQIHKDSRNHYQVAARRGERLPVAIAFGCPPAVTYASTAPLPGDIDEYLFAGFIAGKRIEMVDCKTVPLQVPANAEVVLEGWLEPGEMLPEGPFGDHTGFYTPQEPFPALKIDCVTMRKRPLLQSIVVGRPPTEDGPLGRATERFFLPLLKIIVPDIVDYHLPEAGGFHNCAIVSIDKKYPKHAQKVMHAIWGAHMMSLTKLIVVVDADCDVHDLHEVAWRALGNTDYARDLTVAEGPVDHLDHASYQQFWGGKAGIDATKKWPEEGYTRDGGWPDMVLPDPDTAAKVDRRWKEYGL comes from the coding sequence ATGGCTTACGACGATCTTCGCTCCCTGCTGCGGGCGCTGGAGCGCGAGGGCGACCTCAAGCGCATCAAGGCCGAGGTCGACCCCTACCTGGAAGTCGGGGAGATCGTCGACCGGGTGCAGAAGTCCGGCGGCCCGGCGCTGCTCTTCGAGAACGTGAAGGGCTCGGCGATGCCCCTCGCGATGAACGTCTTCGGCACCGACCGCCGCTTGCTGAAGGCGCTGGGCCTGAAGTCGTACGGCGAGATCTCCGAGAAGATCGGCGGCCTGCTGCGACCCGAGCTGCCGCACGGCTTCGTCGGCGTGCGCGAGGCCTTCGGCAAGCTCGGCGCGATGACCCACGTACCGCCGAAGAAGATCAAGGAAGCCCCGGTGCAGGAGGTCGTGCTGCACGGCGACGAGGTCGACCTGGACCGGCTCCCGGCGCTGTTCACCTGGCCACAGGACGGCGGCTCCTTCTTCAATCTGGGGCTCACGCACACCAAGGACCCCGAGACCGGCATCCGCAACCTCGGCCTGTACCGCCTCCAGCGCCACGACAGGCGCACGATCGGTATGCACTGGCAGATCCACAAGGACAGCCGGAACCACTACCAGGTGGCGGCCCGGCGCGGAGAGCGCCTCCCGGTCGCCATCGCCTTCGGCTGCCCGCCGGCCGTGACGTACGCCTCCACCGCCCCGCTCCCCGGTGACATCGACGAGTACCTGTTCGCCGGGTTCATCGCGGGCAAGCGGATCGAGATGGTCGACTGCAAGACGGTCCCGCTGCAGGTCCCGGCGAACGCCGAGGTCGTCCTGGAGGGCTGGCTGGAGCCGGGCGAGATGCTGCCCGAGGGCCCCTTCGGCGACCACACCGGCTTCTACACCCCGCAGGAGCCGTTCCCCGCGCTGAAGATCGACTGCGTGACGATGCGCAAGCGCCCGCTGCTCCAGTCGATCGTCGTGGGCAGGCCGCCCACGGAGGACGGCCCGCTGGGGAGGGCGACGGAGCGCTTCTTCCTGCCGTTGCTGAAGATCATCGTCCCGGACATCGTGGACTACCACCTGCCCGAGGCCGGCGGCTTCCACAACTGCGCGATCGTCTCGATCGACAAGAAGTACCCGAAGCACGCGCAGAAGGTGATGCACGCGATCTGGGGGGCGCACATGATGTCCCTGACCAAGCTGATCGTGGTCGTGGACGCCGACTGCGACGTGCACGATCTGCACGAGGTCGCCTGGCGGGCCCTCGGCAACACCGACTACGCCCGCGACCTCACGGTCGCGGAAGGCCCCGTCGACCACCTCGACCACGCCTCCTACCAGCAGTTCTGGGGCGGCAAGGCGGGCATCGACGCCACGAAGAAGTGGCCGGAGGAGGGCTACACCCGGGACGGCGGCTGGCCGGACATGGTCCTGCCGGACCCGGATACGGCGGCGAAGGTCGACCGCCGCTGGAAGGAGTACGGCCTGTGA
- a CDS encoding substrate-binding domain-containing protein, with protein sequence MTARTLPLALCLVLLAALVSCSGGGGGPDTTLHVLASDELTDMKPLLDQLTKDTGVRLDMDYEPTNDAGDTLLTGRHSYDLAWLSSDRYFRLKAKKAAARTRPATIAQSTSIMRSPVVVGLTQDVARQLRYKAPGGRLSWSDIADAAATGTVRFGMADPRHSNSGLAALVGVATAAAGTGSALRPTDVSCDRLRGFRSGQTLTAESSHALLDAFAGRPGRTNALITYESELLTLNASGRLKQPLQIVHPADGMVLSDYPLLLLDPARRAAYDRVVAWLTGTGHQRDIMRRTLRRPVSTAVPRDPRLAAPLDNALYFPDDPAVLDRLLADYGDPRRRVADQVIFLLDFSTSMRGARTTALRAAFASLSGADSSATAKFVRFYQGERLTVVRFGGRPLAERTVIVHGPADLTALTDFVADGGYDGATAVWTALDHGYDTAGQALRVDPGRTVSLVLMTDGENNAGIDRASFAGRYRARPADVRAVHTYPVHFGEADAAELRAVAALTGGHMVDAAAPDSSLSTAFKEIRGCS encoded by the coding sequence ATGACGGCCCGCACCCTTCCCCTGGCCCTGTGCCTGGTCCTGCTTGCCGCGCTGGTCTCCTGCTCGGGTGGCGGCGGTGGCCCGGACACCACCCTGCACGTCCTGGCCAGTGACGAACTCACCGACATGAAGCCGCTGTTGGACCAGCTCACGAAGGACACCGGGGTCCGCCTCGACATGGACTACGAGCCGACCAACGACGCCGGCGACACCCTGCTCACCGGCCGCCACTCCTACGACCTGGCCTGGCTCTCCTCAGACCGCTACTTCCGGCTGAAGGCCAAGAAGGCCGCCGCCCGGACCCGCCCGGCCACCATCGCGCAGAGCACCTCGATCATGCGCTCCCCGGTCGTCGTGGGCCTCACCCAGGACGTGGCCCGGCAGCTGCGCTACAAGGCCCCCGGCGGCCGTCTCTCCTGGTCGGACATCGCCGACGCGGCCGCCACCGGCACCGTGCGCTTCGGCATGGCCGACCCCCGGCACAGCAACAGCGGCCTGGCTGCGCTCGTGGGTGTCGCCACCGCTGCGGCCGGCACCGGAAGCGCGCTGCGCCCCACGGACGTCAGCTGCGACCGGCTGCGCGGCTTCCGCTCCGGGCAGACCCTGACCGCCGAGAGCTCCCACGCCCTGCTGGACGCCTTCGCCGGCCGTCCGGGCCGTACCAACGCCCTGATCACCTACGAGTCCGAACTGCTCACCCTGAACGCCTCCGGACGGCTGAAGCAGCCCCTTCAGATCGTCCACCCCGCCGACGGCATGGTCCTGTCCGACTACCCGCTGCTGCTCCTCGACCCGGCCCGCCGCGCCGCCTACGACCGCGTGGTGGCCTGGCTCACCGGGACCGGTCACCAGCGGGACATCATGCGCCGGACCCTGCGCCGCCCGGTCAGCACCGCCGTCCCCCGCGACCCCCGGCTCGCCGCCCCCCTGGACAACGCGCTGTACTTCCCGGACGACCCGGCCGTCCTCGACCGGCTCCTCGCCGACTACGGCGACCCCCGGCGGCGCGTCGCCGACCAGGTGATCTTCCTGCTCGACTTCTCCACCTCGATGCGCGGTGCCCGTACGACCGCCCTGCGCGCCGCGTTCGCCTCGCTCAGCGGCGCGGACTCCTCCGCCACGGCCAAGTTCGTCCGCTTCTACCAGGGCGAGCGGCTCACCGTCGTCCGCTTCGGCGGCCGCCCGCTGGCCGAACGCACGGTCATCGTGCACGGCCCGGCCGACCTCACCGCCCTCACGGACTTCGTCGCCGACGGCGGCTACGACGGGGCGACGGCCGTCTGGACCGCCCTGGACCACGGCTACGACACCGCCGGGCAGGCCCTGCGCGTGGACCCGGGCCGCACGGTGTCCCTCGTGCTGATGACCGACGGCGAGAACAACGCGGGCATCGACCGCGCCTCCTTCGCCGGCCGCTACCGGGCCCGCCCCGCCGACGTCCGCGCCGTGCACACCTACCCCGTCCACTTCGGCGAGGCCGACGCGGCCGAACTCCGTGCTGTCGCCGCGCTGACCGGCGGCCACATGGTCGACGCCGCCGCCCCCGACTCGTCCCTGTCCACCGCGTTCAAGGAGATCCGTGGCTGTTCTTGA
- a CDS encoding nucleoside deaminase, protein MDERQARAWLVTAVDEARAGLAEGGIPVGAALYGPDGTLLGRGRNRRVQDDDPSTHAETAAFRAAGRQRTYRGTTMVTTLSPCWYCSGLVRQFGISRVVIGEATTFHGGHDWLAGLGVEILLLEDPACIAMMRAFVEKNPELWNEDIGE, encoded by the coding sequence ATGGATGAACGACAGGCCCGGGCCTGGCTCGTCACCGCCGTGGACGAGGCCCGTGCCGGGCTCGCCGAGGGCGGGATCCCCGTCGGCGCCGCGCTCTACGGCCCCGACGGCACCCTCCTCGGCCGCGGCCGCAATCGCCGCGTCCAGGACGACGACCCCTCCACCCACGCGGAGACGGCCGCGTTCCGCGCGGCGGGACGGCAGCGCACGTACCGCGGCACGACCATGGTCACCACGCTCTCCCCGTGCTGGTACTGCAGCGGCCTGGTCCGCCAGTTCGGCATCTCCCGGGTGGTGATCGGCGAGGCCACCACCTTCCACGGCGGGCACGACTGGCTGGCGGGGCTCGGTGTGGAGATCCTGCTGCTGGAGGACCCCGCGTGCATCGCGATGATGCGGGCCTTCGTCGAGAAGAACCCGGAGCTGTGGAATGAGGACATCGGTGAGTAG
- a CDS encoding protein kinase has product MNGEHNGVEPLEGDDPRRIGPIPLVGRLGAGGMGRVYLGVHEGRYAAVKQVLPSVVGEDKDFVRRFGHELDNLSRLPAGATAPLLAGDRDARPPWFATAYVPGLTLREAVEAHVGPLPAGPLWLLLRQAAEGLAAVHGLDMVHRDVKPSNVMLTLDGITLIDFGVARAAEQSQLTRTGMVVGTPAYMSPEQASGARRLTGAVDVFALGSVVAYAGSGRPPFGDESGHGVLYRIVHEQPDLDELRSVDAGLADVVASCLDKDPEGRPTAAELLELTAGHVSSSDAPLWPTAITERLTARAEFAAQVPEVEDRTVPASGATAGPESQGAAGPDSEPQVVVRPGAGRPERERRRRRLLVAAVPIVVGAGVATLAFQLAPYTTDTHRNGAVGTPGASVSASAGATPGGSSALPSGQPTPGKSGSASPASGKKKDGNGGKDGRNGDSRTDPQGTDGSGAGSAGNGGSGAGGGSGSGGSSGSGGSGSSGSSGGSSGSGGGSGGSSGGGGSPGSGAFRLKNGENGKCLTQVYGSTGLRSCSDSTARWTFRGAAGGSVKVVNVSTGSCLSANGNGQAVFVGDCSQGGSNLRWATGSGDSLRTVYDGGCLDLAFGGGVAEASCQSGASSQSWART; this is encoded by the coding sequence TTGAACGGGGAACACAACGGGGTCGAGCCGCTGGAAGGGGACGATCCCCGGCGGATCGGACCGATCCCGCTCGTCGGACGGCTCGGCGCCGGCGGCATGGGGCGGGTCTACCTCGGTGTGCACGAGGGGCGGTACGCGGCCGTCAAGCAGGTCCTGCCGTCGGTCGTCGGCGAGGACAAGGACTTCGTCCGCCGCTTCGGACACGAGCTGGACAACCTCTCCCGGCTGCCGGCCGGGGCCACCGCACCGCTGCTCGCCGGGGACCGGGACGCCCGCCCGCCGTGGTTCGCCACGGCGTACGTCCCCGGGCTGACCCTGCGCGAGGCCGTCGAGGCGCACGTCGGGCCGCTGCCTGCCGGGCCGCTGTGGCTGCTGCTGAGGCAGGCGGCGGAGGGGCTGGCGGCGGTGCACGGGCTGGACATGGTGCACCGGGACGTCAAGCCGTCCAACGTCATGCTGACCCTGGACGGGATCACCCTCATCGACTTCGGGGTCGCCCGGGCCGCCGAGCAGAGCCAGCTGACCCGGACCGGCATGGTGGTCGGCACCCCGGCCTACATGTCGCCCGAACAGGCCTCCGGCGCCCGCCGGCTGACCGGCGCGGTGGACGTGTTCGCGCTCGGGTCCGTGGTGGCGTACGCGGGAAGCGGGCGGCCTCCGTTCGGTGACGAGTCGGGGCACGGGGTGCTGTACCGGATCGTGCACGAGCAGCCCGATCTGGACGAACTGCGGTCGGTGGACGCCGGGTTGGCGGACGTCGTCGCCTCCTGTCTGGACAAGGACCCGGAGGGCCGCCCCACCGCGGCCGAGCTGCTGGAGCTGACCGCCGGCCACGTGTCGTCGTCCGACGCACCGCTGTGGCCCACGGCCATCACCGAACGCCTCACGGCCCGGGCGGAGTTCGCGGCACAGGTGCCGGAAGTGGAGGACCGGACGGTCCCGGCGTCAGGCGCAACAGCGGGGCCGGAGTCCCAGGGCGCCGCCGGGCCCGATTCCGAGCCCCAGGTCGTCGTGCGGCCCGGCGCGGGGCGGCCCGAGCGGGAGCGGCGGCGCAGGCGGCTGCTGGTGGCCGCCGTACCGATCGTGGTCGGTGCCGGTGTGGCGACCCTCGCCTTCCAGCTGGCCCCGTACACCACCGACACCCATCGCAACGGCGCCGTCGGCACACCGGGTGCCTCCGTCTCCGCGTCGGCCGGTGCCACACCCGGCGGATCCTCGGCGCTCCCCTCCGGACAGCCGACGCCCGGCAAGAGCGGCTCGGCCTCTCCGGCGAGCGGGAAGAAGAAGGATGGAAACGGCGGGAAGGACGGGAGGAACGGGGACTCGAGGACGGACCCGCAGGGCACAGACGGATCCGGCGCCGGGAGCGCCGGGAACGGAGGGAGCGGCGCGGGCGGCGGCTCGGGCTCCGGTGGCTCCAGCGGCTCGGGCGGTTCAGGAAGCTCCGGCAGCTCCGGCGGGTCGAGCGGTTCCGGTGGCGGCAGCGGTGGCTCGTCCGGTGGGGGCGGCAGCCCCGGTTCCGGTGCGTTCCGGCTGAAGAACGGTGAGAACGGCAAGTGCCTGACCCAGGTCTACGGCTCCACCGGGCTCCGCAGCTGCTCGGACTCCACGGCCCGCTGGACCTTCCGCGGTGCCGCCGGCGGCAGCGTCAAGGTCGTCAACGTCTCGACCGGCTCCTGTCTGAGCGCCAACGGCAACGGCCAGGCCGTGTTCGTCGGTGACTGCTCGCAGGGCGGCAGCAACCTCCGCTGGGCGACGGGCTCCGGCGACTCACTGCGCACGGTCTATGACGGCGGCTGCCTCGACCTCGCCTTCGGAGGCGGCGTGGCCGAGGCGAGCTGCCAGTCGGGGGCGTCCTCGCAGAGCTGGGCCCGGACGTGA
- a CDS encoding TetR/AcrR family transcriptional regulator, protein MSPKQQRGEATAEQLLDAALRVYAESGEQGLTVAALTKASGVSLGSLYHHFGSVDGLMNALLTRWLGRLLGELVGALEYTRTAHTGIRALVRAYLDFVQQHRDAALLLHSSYADRKGMADGKRLRDAQEARLSPLAQWAGRYVESGDLAPLPAPLLESLILGPVIGVARRWLSGIDDVDLDQAAVLLPERIWRSVAA, encoded by the coding sequence ATGAGCCCCAAGCAGCAGCGTGGCGAGGCCACCGCCGAACAGCTCCTGGACGCCGCCCTGCGGGTGTACGCCGAGTCGGGCGAGCAGGGGCTGACAGTCGCCGCGCTCACCAAGGCCAGCGGGGTCAGCCTCGGCAGCCTGTACCACCACTTCGGCAGTGTCGACGGGCTGATGAACGCCCTGCTCACGCGGTGGCTCGGCCGGCTCCTCGGGGAGCTGGTCGGGGCGCTGGAGTACACCCGTACCGCGCACACCGGGATTCGCGCCCTGGTCAGGGCGTATCTGGACTTCGTGCAACAGCACCGGGACGCGGCGCTGCTGCTGCACTCCTCGTACGCCGACCGGAAGGGAATGGCCGACGGGAAGCGGCTCCGGGACGCACAGGAGGCCCGGCTGTCGCCGCTCGCACAGTGGGCGGGCCGCTATGTGGAATCCGGTGACCTCGCTCCGCTTCCGGCGCCGCTGCTGGAGTCGCTGATCCTCGGGCCGGTCATCGGGGTTGCCCGCCGGTGGCTGTCGGGGATCGACGACGTGGATCTCGACCAGGCGGCGGTGCTGCTGCCGGAACGGATCTGGCGGTCCGTGGCGGCGTGA
- a CDS encoding isopenicillin N synthase family dioxygenase — protein MRTSVSSARVPRIDLRPWLDGDEKSRAALGRTVDEALRSAGFLLVTGHGVESGLRAGVREAAREFFRLPDDVKRRYAAKVGGRGWLGPGAEANGYAEGTETPPDLKESLTFATDEPFDDPVVNAEWYAPNVWPAEVPGLKALGKAYLARMATLEKELLSLLGYALGLERDFFSRHMDHPTYGFNINWYPGTELVGEPLPGQFRIGPHTDFGTVTILDRQAGKGGLQIYTEAGGWEDAPYDPAAFTVNIGDLLARWTGDRWRSGRHRVLPPPVDAPAEELMSLVYFGECTPGTLVESVPAPLGRVAYPPVDSHVYLREKLDSISVG, from the coding sequence ATGAGGACATCGGTGAGTAGCGCGCGTGTTCCCCGTATCGATCTGCGGCCCTGGCTCGACGGCGATGAAAAGAGCCGGGCCGCGCTCGGCCGTACCGTCGACGAGGCGCTGCGGAGCGCCGGGTTTCTGCTGGTCACCGGGCACGGGGTGGAGTCCGGGCTGCGGGCCGGGGTCCGGGAGGCGGCCCGGGAGTTCTTCCGGCTCCCGGATGACGTCAAGCGGCGCTACGCCGCGAAGGTCGGCGGCCGCGGCTGGCTCGGGCCCGGCGCCGAGGCCAACGGGTACGCGGAGGGCACCGAGACACCGCCCGATCTGAAGGAGTCGCTGACCTTCGCCACGGACGAGCCCTTCGACGACCCCGTCGTCAACGCGGAGTGGTACGCGCCCAATGTGTGGCCCGCCGAGGTGCCCGGACTGAAGGCGCTCGGCAAGGCGTACCTGGCGAGGATGGCCACCCTGGAGAAGGAGCTGCTGTCACTGCTGGGCTACGCGCTGGGTCTCGAACGCGACTTCTTCTCCCGGCACATGGACCATCCGACGTACGGCTTCAACATCAACTGGTACCCGGGTACGGAGCTGGTCGGCGAGCCGCTGCCGGGGCAGTTCCGGATCGGGCCGCACACCGACTTCGGCACCGTCACCATCCTCGACCGGCAGGCCGGGAAGGGCGGGCTGCAGATCTACACCGAGGCCGGCGGGTGGGAGGACGCGCCCTACGACCCGGCCGCGTTCACCGTCAACATCGGTGATCTGCTCGCCCGTTGGACCGGCGACCGGTGGCGGTCGGGGCGGCACCGGGTGCTGCCGCCGCCGGTCGACGCGCCCGCCGAGGAGCTGATGTCGCTCGTGTACTTCGGCGAGTGCACCCCCGGCACCCTCGTGGAGTCCGTGCCGGCACCGCTGGGCCGGGTGGCGTATCCGCCGGTCGACTCGCATGTGTACCTGCGCGAGAAGCTCGACTCCATCTCCGTCGGCTGA
- a CDS encoding DUF6232 family protein — MQNGQPPEHPAQVPPPAPVPPTPTATPTAPPAAPVTAPPMPDVPAPSPHPAPTRLDLRVSKRILWIGAAVYPLQNIARVYSFILRPKRKEAVLRFLRYTAGTLIVGFIAMLPSLPSLTLGGGGEQNSGAAGYVIFIWLVAVVAEIFFLVDMLSVLTASPQHVMAVETSGASTALVTSQDPRQLDQIVGQISYAIDHPDAEFKVTVQSLTVSPKNYYFGDNVNMYGGSGNVGIGS, encoded by the coding sequence ATGCAGAACGGCCAGCCACCCGAACACCCGGCCCAGGTTCCACCGCCCGCACCCGTCCCGCCGACGCCGACGGCCACACCCACCGCGCCGCCCGCCGCGCCCGTCACCGCACCGCCCATGCCGGACGTCCCCGCGCCGTCGCCGCATCCGGCGCCGACACGGCTCGATCTCCGGGTCAGCAAGCGGATCCTGTGGATCGGCGCGGCGGTGTACCCGCTGCAGAACATAGCCCGCGTCTACTCCTTCATCCTGCGCCCCAAGCGCAAGGAGGCGGTGCTGCGGTTCCTGCGGTACACCGCCGGGACGCTGATCGTCGGGTTCATCGCGATGCTGCCCAGCCTGCCCTCCCTCACCCTGGGCGGAGGAGGGGAGCAGAACTCCGGCGCCGCCGGGTACGTCATCTTCATCTGGCTCGTGGCCGTCGTCGCCGAGATCTTCTTCCTCGTCGACATGCTCTCCGTCCTGACCGCCTCCCCGCAGCACGTCATGGCGGTCGAGACCTCGGGTGCGTCCACCGCGCTGGTCACCAGCCAGGACCCGCGCCAACTGGACCAGATCGTCGGCCAGATCTCCTACGCCATCGACCACCCGGACGCCGAGTTCAAGGTGACGGTGCAGAGCCTCACCGTCTCGCCGAAGAACTACTACTTCGGCGACAACGTCAACATGTACGGCGGCAGCGGAAACGTGGGGATCGGCTCATGA